In the Helianthus annuus cultivar XRQ/B chromosome 11, HanXRQr2.0-SUNRISE, whole genome shotgun sequence genome, one interval contains:
- the LOC110890389 gene encoding uncharacterized protein LOC110890389: protein MTVFDCESTRKLKCYFDGFMYPVPRITKLDEVYVPLNIRNLHWFLGVFNLHDETLTIYGSLLESVTLKKGRIEVIFHIYFAFDKRLRINGYYADKPLKMSFPFMVVYPDKSLKNQGCWEIAGFGFAFS, encoded by the exons ATGACCGTATTTGACTGTGAGTCGACCCGGAAGTTGAAGTGTTATTTCGATGGCTTCATGTACCCTGTTCCACGAATTACCAAACTTGACGAG GTTTATGTTCCGTTGAATATTAGAAACTTACATTGGTTTTTGGGGGTGTTCAACCTTCACGATGAAACTCTTACAATATATGGCAG TCTATTGGAGAGTGTAACTTTGAAGAAAGGTAGAATAGAAGTCATTTTTCATATATACTTTGCCTTCGACAAACGGCTACGCATCAACGGCTACTATGCGGATAAGCCATTGAAGATGTCTTTCCCGTTCATGGTGGTTTACCCCGATAAGTCCCTCAAGAATCAGGGGTGTTGGGAGATTGCGGGGTTTGGGTTTGCATTTTCCTAG